The Peromyscus maniculatus bairdii isolate BWxNUB_F1_BW_parent chromosome 3, HU_Pman_BW_mat_3.1, whole genome shotgun sequence genome segment AGGGTGCTTAGGTTCCCAGTGTCAGAGACTGGGGACACTCTATTGGAACTCTAAAGGTCTGAGACTTGTGATAGACCCTCTGAGGGTAGAAAAGGcacaggggcagggaggggagaacATGAGAGAAACACAAGGGCCATTACCCCTGGGCCCTGGCTCACAGTAAGGGACTTCATGGGAAGAGGCAAGATACAGGCCATGTGTACATATTATATTAGTGAAATGTCGTAATGTGGGGTAATGGGAAGCTGGCTCTGGAAGGGGCTGCCCACCCCTCCCAATTtcagacccaagcatgtttgtctcAAAGTCCCCTCTAAGGAGAGCAAGCTCAACTTAGAACTCCAGCTGTCTGCTTCAACTTCCCCAGTCAGTTTTTGCTGGATGTTCGCAGCTCCCCACTTGATGATGTCACGTTCCAGCTGTTATTTGCTCTTTTACTTGAAAGCCTTACCCAAGGGGACACTCTGCTCCTCAGGGACTCTCCATCAAGAACTCCAACCAAGGGTCTCAGTCAGGTTTCCCCAGTTGATTTCTGCTGGATGTTTTGAGTGCCCAACTTGATGTTTTCCTATATCACCTATGAatctgtctacctgtctatcAGTAATCTATCCATCTGTCATTTGTTATTCACTCTTTTATATTTAGTTCACtatatacttaataaactcaCTCTCTCAAAACCTAAAATATGGCTTTTTTTAGACCATACGGAACACCAGGACAGACTCCCTAACATCTCTGCACCTTAGTGCGGAGACCCAAGCTAGGCCTGGTGTTTTTTCTCCTCACTGCCCCATGTTCTCTGAGACCAATGGTTAAggccttctgtggtggtttgaaagaaaatgacgcTCAAaaagagtgacactattaggaggcatggcctaggttgaggaagtgtgtcactgtggaggtgggctttgagatccaTTTTCTCAAGCTTCTGTCAGTGAGGAAGTCAAtcaactttctgttgcctgcctATCAACATgtgaggactctcagctccagcaccatgtctgcctgcacgctgccatgctccttttcatgatgataatggactgaacctctgaatctgTAGTCGAGtcaccctcaattaaatattttctttataaagcttgtctcttaacagcaatagtaaaccctaaataagacacctTTCTTGTTAACTTTCCAGCCCAcccccttccctgtcctcttctTACCCACAAACTAGCTGGCCTGCTCTCCGAGACAGGTAGGGTGTTATGGCTACTGGTCAGCCTGCAGGGTGATGATCTCTTTACTTACTCTGTGTTTGGAGCACTTTGTTGACATTCTCCAAACTGCTCTGAAGTCTTTGGACCTTTGCATTCAAGTTGCTGGCTTTATCCAGATCTCTTTGCAGCTCTGGGAGTTTGGAACTGAGATTATCAACATCCACCCATCTTCTTATTAAGTCACTAATCTGAGCACTGGCTTGTGCCATGCTGATCCTCAAAGACAAGATCTGAGAATGCACACGGGTGAGGCTGGTGTTCAGTGTCTGCATCTGAACTTCAGCCTTCTCCACATGGCCTCTGTCCTTCTCAAGAACAGAACCCAGGGTGCTGATATTGTTCACACGACCTCTCAACATCTCAGCATCACTCTTCACATCCAATATTTTGTTCATCAACCTGGGATCTGGGTTTGAAAAGGTCAAAAGGTCAGTTGAAGGGATCCTAAGAAACAGAGGTAGGGTGTTGGCCCAAGAGAAGGGGGAGATTCAGGATCAAGCTTCCCAAAGGACCAAGACAGTCCAAGGGGCTGCCACCCACTCTCCACTCAGTCactaatatacacatgtatgtaccatGGGCCACCATCTGTCAGGAACGCTGGTTGGCACAGGCAGGGAGGAGACCAAGAGGCCTCATGAACAAGCAGAGGGAGAGCCCAGCCCTGAAATTCCTTAGTatggccagggtgaacttggtaAAGGGGCACCCTTAGTCACCCCCTCATTACTCGTCACTGAGTCCCCTCTGAGACTATGAGTTAGTCCCCAGCCATCTCCTGTCAAAGACACAGCCACCAGCTAGGGCAgcacacccctccctcctctgcccacagACTGCTCTATGACCAAGGACAGGGCTATCTCTATGCAGACTCCAGAACATGAGAGGGATATTAAGCTATCTGCCCTTCCCTATACCTACATTTCATATTCTGTTAGGATCATAGGCATAGGAACCAAAACTCACCAATAACTATCAAAAGAGCCATGCGGGACTGAAATAACTCAGTAGGAAGAATACTACCTGAGTTAATTTCCCAACACAATATGGCAGGTCATAACTGTCCATAACCTCAGTTATAGggagatccgatgccctcttctatcTTTGGGCACTAGGGCAGGTTGTGTACAAACTTACAAGCATgtagtatacatacatgcaagcaaaacatttgcatacataaaataaaatacaagatttTCCAAAAAGAGTCCTATGAAAAAGGTGGTGCCAGAAACCACAAACAGTCAGGCATGATATCACACACCTTTTATCAgagatctcagtgagtttcaggcaGGCCTGACCTAACTGagtccaagccagccagggctacatagtgagaacttctttcaaatgagagagagagagagagagagagagagagagagagagagagagagagagagagagagagagagagagaagtgagggaGAAGAGACAAGACCAGGAGTCTAGGATAAGGTCAAGGTCAGTATTGGGGACTAGAAAGGGTGTGACTGAGAATCTGAGACCACACAGGTAGGCCTTGAAAAAAGAAGACATTCCCTCCCTATACTTTCTAGAGACTTGCCAGAAGGGAGAAAGGTGTGACCACAGAAGAGACCAAGAAGCTTCTAGAGGACCAAGAAGGCTCCAAGCATGGACATAAGAGAGAGTGAGGAGACTCTCTGCTGGTTTGGCCAAGTTCTCTATCTGCTCAGTGGAGAACTCAGTTCCTATGGGGTCAGGAGACATCACACTCACTCTTGGGTGCTATCCTCAAGGCTTTGAATTCAAGGGTCTCAGAGCTGTGAGTGACAGGATGcaaagggaggcaaaggcagagatgTAAAGCTTGGTGACTATTTCCTTAACACTGAAGAGAATCCCTGAGAACAGATCTTTCCTAATGTCAGTcagaaaaatcttcaaagaaaccTGGGATAGAAGCAGCAGCAGGTCAGCTTCCAGAAACATCAGCAAAATTCCTGAAACATCATATACTGAAGACACCAAGGACAATAGAAAAAGGGTTTGGGTATCTGGGGACCTGGTGACTTACAGAAAATAGCTTGAAGCACAATACAGGTGACCAGCACCAATGCCAGACAGATGAAGGCCACACGGAGGCTGAGGGGTTTCCTTAGGACTGGAGACTGATCAGTCTTAGGAGGAGGCTCTGGAAAGAGACACAGAAGTTTGTTAAGGGTCAGTGAAGAGTGGTGATGGGCACAAGCACCAAGTGGGCATGGAGCAATAGCTGGCACTTGCCTCGAGGCCAGAGGGAGATGTTCTGCTTGTCCACTGTGAAGTGTGCATCGGGGGCCTCCCTCTCCTTCATCTCCACCTCTggcacaggagcttctctctgcctgtctccccaAGGGCCTTTTATCcagaaagaaatgggaaatgaGTCTCAAAACAGGTACCTGTGTCATGCCCAAGTTCCCTCTTCTTGGATTAGACATTTTGCCAGGCTGAGGCCACAGCCCAAAAGTCCGGGCTTTGGTTGTGGGATGTGGCACCTGGCTTCCTCCCTGGGACACAGACATTTGAATCATCTAATCTGAAGGTTCTTCTATTTCTCTTGTAAAGAGGCcctcatctatcatccatcctaCATCTATCCCCCCACCCTACAAACACACATTGAGAGCCTTCTAAGAGCCCAATCCAGGACCTCAGAGATGAACTCCTCAGTTTTCTAACTCAGGCAGCTTGCAAcctgacagaaaaaaataacctGAGCAAGTAAATTACAATACAGTGTGGAGAACATGGCAGTGGATGGATATGCACTGTGGCAAGCCACAAGAAtgtatcatagagattcagctgcgTATTAAAGCTACactttgaccggccaagggtctgtcaaaaggcaagccatttattatgaatatttggtgttatccagcctttaatatttcagctgtcttctgctatgaaattctggCAAGGACAAAATATTTctagacctgctgaacttctaggtaactaactcccctgCTGAGCCTGGGAGACTAGCTGGAGGAAGACTCATAGCTTTGGgtcttgtgcaaatgaagttcAGACTTCCCCCTGCCTTGAGGCCTAGTTGCTCTCCAGAGCAagtaactgagaaaaaaaaaaaaagagagatttttaTGCTTCAAAGTAGAAGGTagaacaacattcctgaggaggcagagaacctcatgacaaggaaaagaagaggcaggCATTTTTCTCTAGAACAGACAGAATGActtggccagagagaagagaggatgacagagATTTTATAGACgataaggcagaactcttgtaggGTCCATCAGTGtaccaggagtagagagcagtagagatggagaatgaggaaacagaggacaaagatgaggctggaagcataagagcttagtcatTAACAGGACTATGAGAGGAAAttggatggaactgaagctatatAGATGGGATTTCagaccagagaaataaagtagatgggtaaagagcttggtatgtctagagttattcctgtcctgaatgcctgatgctctgaatgcctgatggagctagagttgtattgatagaattttctCTTAGAGGAATTTtctcttagaggaataaagttaacagacataaaagCATAGTGTACCCAAATCCCCAGACCCTAGGTATTCAATAACGCACTATCAAAGGAGGTCCAGGGTGCAGAGTGATTGTATGCTGATTGAGGGAAGGGCACACTCAGTGTCTGGGAAATAAGACTAATGGTGTCTAGGGGAACTGTGGATAGCTCTGGTCCTATGTACATGTGATGTATGTGGCAGGGGTTAGGCATGGGTCTAAAGAGGCATCCAGTCAGATGATGAGGGTCCATTTCGATCATCTTAAGGAGTTTTACCTTCCTATGGGTTCAGGAAGGGGACTTCTGGCAGGAAAGGGACTTGCAAGAGCATTCTGAGGAGCTAGGGAGATAAGTGCATGCCACATAAGCATGAGTTCATatctccagaatccatgtaaGATCGAGGTACACCAGCAACCACCTATATCCCTAAGCTAAGGAGGCTTTGAAGCCAAAGCCAAGCTTTGAAGCCTAAGAACCTTTGAAGACTCTAAGAATCATGGTACATTGTGGACTCTAGAGAATATTTCTCAGAAGGTAGGAAAGAGAAggctgaagaagaaagaaggaaaagaacaagtgtgGTGCTTTCCTGTGAGCcgcacctggcctggctccagagagtggCTCCTGACCCTGATCCGTCTTCtgtttagcagacaccttttctttcccttgttgCCCTCTCTGTGATTCTTGTCTCAGagtttcccaaggatacaaaggcttGTGCAAAACTTGTTTCAGGAAACCAGAAAAccgtggtacctgagaaatcgaggaatttgcacttggcctTGTATtgttgggagctcctttcaggttgttttgagcacatggaaattaactggctaaactgtaatggagagaaataaaaatgcttgAGCCTAAGAGAAGGCTTTGGTCCTTTGAGACTGgccccccctgcagccatgaaaggctatattcattcttttgtgagttttgtttttgttgttgttgttgttttctcttttgtttgttttgttgtttgtttgtttggttggttggttggttggttggttttggttttggttttttctgacagggtttttctgtgtaaaaagacagggtttttctgtgtaattttgatgcctgtcccggatctttctctgtagaccaggctggccttgaactcacagagatccacctggccctgtctgctgagtcctaggattaaaggtgtgcatcactgctgcccagctagattcattcttaacaTGCCTCTGAATCTTCTTTCCACACCCtcgtgaacccacacacccatgccGTGACACACTGCAACAACAAGGAGGAAATGAAGAGGTTAGCACAGATAATTgaatggatggagggatgggtggatgggtagatgggtggatgcatAGGTTAAAGATAAACAGCTGGATGCATAAGTAGAAGAGAAGCAAATGAGATAATGAATGGAAATGTGTAAATGGGTTAATGATTGGACAGATGATCAATAGATGGATGGACAATGGGTGGAAAGATCAAGTGGAAGATCAGTGGATGCATGAATTGTAGAACAGTGAATGAATAGGAGGACAGAAGATCAGGATGTGGACTGATATGGACAGGGCAACAATGGAGAATAGATGGAGAGAAAATAAGATGAGTGGATGTATAATAAATGGATGACTTGATCACTGGTCAGAACTCCCCACAGTCTATAGCCAGGAACCtgttttctagaagtttccactTCTCACCACTGAATCCAGTTCTCATTTGCATGGGAAAGGCATAGCGAGGTGTAGCTAATACCTTACTTAGAAACTAATAATGGCTCTGGCCACAGGGCTGGAaagctgcctcagcttccctgagTGCTGAGGCTCAATAACAGTGTGATTGATATCAAGACCCAGGGAGGCAGGCTAATCAGCAGTCAAGGAAAGAGCTGCCTACCATTGCAGAGGATTCCCTGATTGGAAGCATCCTGCCTCCCTGCTCAGCATAGCCCCAACTAGCATCCCTTGGTACCCATAGCCCTTGCTACCTTTGCTGGCT includes the following:
- the LOC107400326 gene encoding C-type lectin domain family 4 member K, which gives rise to MKEREAPDAHFTVDKQNISLWPREPPPKTDQSPVLRKPLSLRVAFICLALVLVTCIVLQAIFYPRLMNKILDVKSDAEMLRGRVNNISTLGSVLEKDRGHVEKAEVQMQTLNTSLTRVHSQILSLRISMAQASAQISDLIRRWVDVDNLSSKLPELQRDLDKASNLNAKVQRLQSSLENVNKVLQTQSDILEMMSRGWKYFGGNFYYFSHTPKSWYSAEQFCISKEAHLTSVTSESEQEFLYKAANGLPLWIGLTKAGNEGEWYWVDETSFNMKQSERFWIPGEPNNAGSNEHCANIRVASPRAWNDASCDFKFLFICKRPGI